In the genome of Gadus morhua chromosome 12, gadMor3.0, whole genome shotgun sequence, one region contains:
- the LOC115555220 gene encoding receptor-type tyrosine-protein phosphatase C isoform X40 has translation MAGLDGLRVLLLLAGLVAMANFQANPAVEPKTLTSQVNPTGQVNPTVKPTTPTGQVNPTVLATTTGQLTPTDQSTTGPPAPMCKYSGEADKTGFLFTFENVTEGNYSIELTKRSTNESNKVTVALSGTNQTHLLQYLKPSTDYTVHISPSKHLTVTCGRNLELKTNGINQDEIVELPTDSYQDICYETEWNIWNTVFNVSSKKYKFCIKPKYTDLCTNLTTSLNSYPPLNFTKWISLEYLNPDNIKLEVPNKLPAEINWKNQKDLKCEGLGINFTCEGPDKKKYKLDKLEPYTKYTCTGVLYNLHNKTIAIEKRVTKEVNITCDLELKVRDTPSKESVKFKWNASSKHCPNLSQPYDLSYSCNCVRKGQARNSKAIDARPSKARSCEVTGLLPFTEYNCEIQPNFNGTPIGTATNKQSKTSAGVPQDVTIKLTTQVENNAFKVECTDLKKEDWKGPKIFYHATITGSEEKKTNEKCFFQFGDLSYSTGYTVSIVAFNGVNSGKALIVQLQTSYPTAGVLLRVLVLLGFSVLTLVVVLHLIDWWRTRGNKTATEECIGLNSASDAPPAREHLGPGASDEQLHTVDIDMDQPPRGPTVVQRGAQRAVGSAQDQADPGEISDDEATYENLEDPPRCVEDTADAGVHCVTVHQLSK, from the exons gtCAGGTGAATCCCACTG TTCTGGCGACTACCACTG gTCAGTTGACACCCACTG ATCAGAGTACCACAG GTCCTCCAGCCCCCATGT GTAAATACAGCGGGGAAGCAGATAAGACTGGCTTTCTGTTCACCTTTGAAAACGTCACTGAGGGCAACTACAGCATCGAGCTCACTAAACGAAGCACCAATGAATCGAACAAAGTGACCGTGGCCCTGAGTGGCACAAACCAAACCCATCTTCTACAATACCTAAAGCCTTCGACTGATTACACAGTTCACATTAGTCCAAGCAAACATCTAACAGTAACGTGTGGTAGGAATCTGGAACTGAAAACCAATGGCATCA ATCAGGATGAAATTGTAGAACTTCCAACCGATTCCTACCAAGATATTTGTTACGAGACTGAATGGAATATCTGGAATACCGTGTTTAATGTGTCAAGCAAAAAGTATAAATTCTGCATCAAACCGAAGTACACAGACCTTTGTACAAATTTGACAACCTCATTGAACAGTTATCCCCCATTGAACTTCACCAAATGGATCAGTTTAG AATACTTGAATCCGGACAACATTAAACTTGAAGTTCCCAATAAACTTCCAGCAGAAATCAACTGGAAGAATCAAAAGGATTTAAAATGTGAAGGTCTTGGAATTAATTTCACCTGCGAAG GCCCTGATAAAAAGAAATACAAGCTGGATAAGCTAGAGCCTTACACGAAATACACATGCACTGGTGTACTGTATAACCTGCATAACAAAACCATTGCCATTGAAAAGAGAGTCACCAAAGAAGTCAACATCACTTGTG ATCTAGAACTGAAGGTGAGGGATACACCTAGCAAAGAAAGTGTAAAGTTTAAATGGAATGCAAGCAGCAAACACTGTCCAAATCTCTCACAGCCTTACGACCTCTCGTACAGTTGTAACTGTGTTCGGAAAGGCCAGGCTCGTAACAGTAAGGCCATCGATG CTCGCCCCTCAAAGGCGCGTTCTTGTGAAGTGACTGGTTTGCTGCCCTTCACTGAGTATAATTGCGAAATTCAACCTAATTTCAACGGTACACCCATTGGCACGGCAACCAATAAACAGAGCAAAACCAGCGCTGGAG TGCCCCAAGACGTTACAATTAAACTAACAACTCAGGTGGAGAACAATGCCTTCAAGGTGGAATGCACTGATTTAAAAAAGGAGGATTGGAAAGGTCCAAAAATATTCTACCACGCCACAATCACTggatctgaagaaaaaaaaaccaacgaaaaatgttttttccaatTCGGTGATCTGAGCTACTCCACGGGGTACACGGTATCG ATCGTCGCCTTCAATGGAGTGAATTCCGGGAAAGCGTTGATAGTCCAACTTCAGACCAGCT ATCCTACGGCGGGGGTTCTGCTGCGTGTCCTGGTGCTGCTGGGCTTCTCCGTCCTGACCCTGGTGGTTGTGCTCCACCTCATTGACTGGTGGAGAaccagag GTAACAAGACGGCAACAGAAGAGTGCATT GGTCTGAACTCTGCCAGCGACGCACCACCAGCCAGAGAACACCTCGGCCCAGGGGCCAGTGACGAG CAGCTGCACACTGTGGATATAGACATGGACCAGCCTCCCAGGGGCCCCACTGTGGTCCAGCGTGGTGCGCAGAGGGCCGTAGGCTCAGCACAG GACCAAGCGGATCCTGGTGAAATTAGCGATGATGAGGCTACCTATGAAAACCTGGAGGACCCTCCCAGATGTGTTGAGGACACTGCAGACGCAGGCGTCCATTGTGTCACCGTCCACCAACTGTCAAAATGA
- the LOC115555220 gene encoding receptor-type tyrosine-protein phosphatase C isoform X18, translating to MAGLDGLRVLLLLAGLVAMANFQANPAVEPKTLTSQVNPTGQVNPTVKPTTPTGQVNPTVVLATTTGQLTPTDQSTTVSPSRTAVPTSSTAVPTSSTAVPTSSNASSPSTNSASPSTNSSSPASTASSPASNASSPSTNASSPSTNSSSPASTASSPLKTSSPNPSSLPQNVTTQTSVPTATTGPPAPMCKYSGEADKTGFLFTFENVTEGNYSIELTKRSTNESNKVTVALSGTNQTHLLQYLKPSTDYTVHISPSKHLTVTCGRNLELKTNGINQDEIVELPTDSYQDICYETEWNIWNTVFNVSSKKYKFCIKPKYTDLCTNLTTSLNSYPPLNFTKWISLEYLNPDNIKLEVPNKLPAEINWKNQKDLKCEGLGINFTCEGPDKKKYKLDKLEPYTKYTCTGVLYNLHNKTIAIEKRVTKEVNITCDLELKVRDTPSKESVKFKWNASSKHCPNLSQPYDLSYSCNCVRKGQARNSKAIDARPSKARSCEVTGLLPFTEYNCEIQPNFNGTPIGTATNKQSKTSAGVPQDVTIKLTTQVENNAFKVECTDLKKEDWKGPKIFYHATITGSEEKKTNEKCFFQFGDLSYSTGYTVSIVAFNGVNSGKALIVQLQTSYPTAGVLLRVLVLLGFSVLTLVVVLHLIDWWRTRGNKTATEECIGLNSASDAPPAREHLGPGASDEQLHTVDIDMDQPPRGPTVVQRGAQRAVGSAQDQADPGEISDDEATYENLEDPPRCVEDTADAGVHCVTVHQLSK from the exons gtCAGGTGAATCCCACTG TAGTTCTGGCGACTACCACTG gTCAGTTGACACCCACTG ATCAGAGTACCACAG TCTCACCCTCACGCACTGCAGTCCCAACCTCAAGCACTGCAGTCCCAACCTCAAGCACTGCAGTCCCAACCTCAAGCAATGCATCCTCACCCTCAACCAATTCAGCCTCACCCTCAACCAATTCATCCTCACCCGCAAGCACTGCATCCTCACCCGCAAGCAATGCATCCTCACCATCAACCAATGCATCCTCACCCTCAACCAATTCATCCTCACCCGCAAGCACTGCATCCTCACCCTTGAAAACTTCAAGTCCAAACCCAAGCAGTCTTCCCCAGAATGTTACCACACAAACCAGTGTTCCCACAGCCACCACAG GTCCTCCAGCCCCCATGT GTAAATACAGCGGGGAAGCAGATAAGACTGGCTTTCTGTTCACCTTTGAAAACGTCACTGAGGGCAACTACAGCATCGAGCTCACTAAACGAAGCACCAATGAATCGAACAAAGTGACCGTGGCCCTGAGTGGCACAAACCAAACCCATCTTCTACAATACCTAAAGCCTTCGACTGATTACACAGTTCACATTAGTCCAAGCAAACATCTAACAGTAACGTGTGGTAGGAATCTGGAACTGAAAACCAATGGCATCA ATCAGGATGAAATTGTAGAACTTCCAACCGATTCCTACCAAGATATTTGTTACGAGACTGAATGGAATATCTGGAATACCGTGTTTAATGTGTCAAGCAAAAAGTATAAATTCTGCATCAAACCGAAGTACACAGACCTTTGTACAAATTTGACAACCTCATTGAACAGTTATCCCCCATTGAACTTCACCAAATGGATCAGTTTAG AATACTTGAATCCGGACAACATTAAACTTGAAGTTCCCAATAAACTTCCAGCAGAAATCAACTGGAAGAATCAAAAGGATTTAAAATGTGAAGGTCTTGGAATTAATTTCACCTGCGAAG GCCCTGATAAAAAGAAATACAAGCTGGATAAGCTAGAGCCTTACACGAAATACACATGCACTGGTGTACTGTATAACCTGCATAACAAAACCATTGCCATTGAAAAGAGAGTCACCAAAGAAGTCAACATCACTTGTG ATCTAGAACTGAAGGTGAGGGATACACCTAGCAAAGAAAGTGTAAAGTTTAAATGGAATGCAAGCAGCAAACACTGTCCAAATCTCTCACAGCCTTACGACCTCTCGTACAGTTGTAACTGTGTTCGGAAAGGCCAGGCTCGTAACAGTAAGGCCATCGATG CTCGCCCCTCAAAGGCGCGTTCTTGTGAAGTGACTGGTTTGCTGCCCTTCACTGAGTATAATTGCGAAATTCAACCTAATTTCAACGGTACACCCATTGGCACGGCAACCAATAAACAGAGCAAAACCAGCGCTGGAG TGCCCCAAGACGTTACAATTAAACTAACAACTCAGGTGGAGAACAATGCCTTCAAGGTGGAATGCACTGATTTAAAAAAGGAGGATTGGAAAGGTCCAAAAATATTCTACCACGCCACAATCACTggatctgaagaaaaaaaaaccaacgaaaaatgttttttccaatTCGGTGATCTGAGCTACTCCACGGGGTACACGGTATCG ATCGTCGCCTTCAATGGAGTGAATTCCGGGAAAGCGTTGATAGTCCAACTTCAGACCAGCT ATCCTACGGCGGGGGTTCTGCTGCGTGTCCTGGTGCTGCTGGGCTTCTCCGTCCTGACCCTGGTGGTTGTGCTCCACCTCATTGACTGGTGGAGAaccagag GTAACAAGACGGCAACAGAAGAGTGCATT GGTCTGAACTCTGCCAGCGACGCACCACCAGCCAGAGAACACCTCGGCCCAGGGGCCAGTGACGAG CAGCTGCACACTGTGGATATAGACATGGACCAGCCTCCCAGGGGCCCCACTGTGGTCCAGCGTGGTGCGCAGAGGGCCGTAGGCTCAGCACAG GACCAAGCGGATCCTGGTGAAATTAGCGATGATGAGGCTACCTATGAAAACCTGGAGGACCCTCCCAGATGTGTTGAGGACACTGCAGACGCAGGCGTCCATTGTGTCACCGTCCACCAACTGTCAAAATGA
- the LOC115555220 gene encoding receptor-type tyrosine-protein phosphatase C isoform X24 produces MAGLDGLRVLLLLAGLVAMANFQANPAVKPTTPTGQVNPTVVLATATGQTNSTVVLATTTGQLTPTDQSTTVSPSRTAVPTSSTAVPTSSTAVPTSSNASSPSTNSASPSTNSSSPASTASSPASNASSPSTNASSPSTNSSSPASTASSPLKTSSPNPSSLPQNVTTQTSVPTATTGPPAPMCKYSGEADKTGFLFTFENVTEGNYSIELTKRSTNESNKVTVALSGTNQTHLLQYLKPSTDYTVHISPSKHLTVTCGRNLELKTNGINQDEIVELPTDSYQDICYETEWNIWNTVFNVSSKKYKFCIKPKYTDLCTNLTTSLNSYPPLNFTKWISLEYLNPDNIKLEVPNKLPAEINWKNQKDLKCEGLGINFTCEGPDKKKYKLDKLEPYTKYTCTGVLYNLHNKTIAIEKRVTKEVNITCDLELKVRDTPSKESVKFKWNASSKHCPNLSQPYDLSYSCNCVRKGQARNSKAIDARPSKARSCEVTGLLPFTEYNCEIQPNFNGTPIGTATNKQSKTSAGVPQDVTIKLTTQVENNAFKVECTDLKKEDWKGPKIFYHATITGSEEKKTNEKCFFQFGDLSYSTGYTVSIVAFNGVNSGKALIVQLQTSYPTAGVLLRVLVLLGFSVLTLVVVLHLIDWWRTRGNKTATEECIGLNSASDAPPAREHLGPGASDEQLHTVDIDMDQPPRGPTVVQRGAQRAVGSAQDQADPGEISDDEATYENLEDPPRCVEDTADAGVHCVTVHQLSK; encoded by the exons gtCAGGTGAATCCCACTG TAGTTCTGGCGACTGCCACTG gtCAGACGAATTCCACTG TAGTTCTGGCGACTACCACTG gTCAGTTGACACCCACTG ATCAGAGTACCACAG TCTCACCCTCACGCACTGCAGTCCCAACCTCAAGCACTGCAGTCCCAACCTCAAGCACTGCAGTCCCAACCTCAAGCAATGCATCCTCACCCTCAACCAATTCAGCCTCACCCTCAACCAATTCATCCTCACCCGCAAGCACTGCATCCTCACCCGCAAGCAATGCATCCTCACCATCAACCAATGCATCCTCACCCTCAACCAATTCATCCTCACCCGCAAGCACTGCATCCTCACCCTTGAAAACTTCAAGTCCAAACCCAAGCAGTCTTCCCCAGAATGTTACCACACAAACCAGTGTTCCCACAGCCACCACAG GTCCTCCAGCCCCCATGT GTAAATACAGCGGGGAAGCAGATAAGACTGGCTTTCTGTTCACCTTTGAAAACGTCACTGAGGGCAACTACAGCATCGAGCTCACTAAACGAAGCACCAATGAATCGAACAAAGTGACCGTGGCCCTGAGTGGCACAAACCAAACCCATCTTCTACAATACCTAAAGCCTTCGACTGATTACACAGTTCACATTAGTCCAAGCAAACATCTAACAGTAACGTGTGGTAGGAATCTGGAACTGAAAACCAATGGCATCA ATCAGGATGAAATTGTAGAACTTCCAACCGATTCCTACCAAGATATTTGTTACGAGACTGAATGGAATATCTGGAATACCGTGTTTAATGTGTCAAGCAAAAAGTATAAATTCTGCATCAAACCGAAGTACACAGACCTTTGTACAAATTTGACAACCTCATTGAACAGTTATCCCCCATTGAACTTCACCAAATGGATCAGTTTAG AATACTTGAATCCGGACAACATTAAACTTGAAGTTCCCAATAAACTTCCAGCAGAAATCAACTGGAAGAATCAAAAGGATTTAAAATGTGAAGGTCTTGGAATTAATTTCACCTGCGAAG GCCCTGATAAAAAGAAATACAAGCTGGATAAGCTAGAGCCTTACACGAAATACACATGCACTGGTGTACTGTATAACCTGCATAACAAAACCATTGCCATTGAAAAGAGAGTCACCAAAGAAGTCAACATCACTTGTG ATCTAGAACTGAAGGTGAGGGATACACCTAGCAAAGAAAGTGTAAAGTTTAAATGGAATGCAAGCAGCAAACACTGTCCAAATCTCTCACAGCCTTACGACCTCTCGTACAGTTGTAACTGTGTTCGGAAAGGCCAGGCTCGTAACAGTAAGGCCATCGATG CTCGCCCCTCAAAGGCGCGTTCTTGTGAAGTGACTGGTTTGCTGCCCTTCACTGAGTATAATTGCGAAATTCAACCTAATTTCAACGGTACACCCATTGGCACGGCAACCAATAAACAGAGCAAAACCAGCGCTGGAG TGCCCCAAGACGTTACAATTAAACTAACAACTCAGGTGGAGAACAATGCCTTCAAGGTGGAATGCACTGATTTAAAAAAGGAGGATTGGAAAGGTCCAAAAATATTCTACCACGCCACAATCACTggatctgaagaaaaaaaaaccaacgaaaaatgttttttccaatTCGGTGATCTGAGCTACTCCACGGGGTACACGGTATCG ATCGTCGCCTTCAATGGAGTGAATTCCGGGAAAGCGTTGATAGTCCAACTTCAGACCAGCT ATCCTACGGCGGGGGTTCTGCTGCGTGTCCTGGTGCTGCTGGGCTTCTCCGTCCTGACCCTGGTGGTTGTGCTCCACCTCATTGACTGGTGGAGAaccagag GTAACAAGACGGCAACAGAAGAGTGCATT GGTCTGAACTCTGCCAGCGACGCACCACCAGCCAGAGAACACCTCGGCCCAGGGGCCAGTGACGAG CAGCTGCACACTGTGGATATAGACATGGACCAGCCTCCCAGGGGCCCCACTGTGGTCCAGCGTGGTGCGCAGAGGGCCGTAGGCTCAGCACAG GACCAAGCGGATCCTGGTGAAATTAGCGATGATGAGGCTACCTATGAAAACCTGGAGGACCCTCCCAGATGTGTTGAGGACACTGCAGACGCAGGCGTCCATTGTGTCACCGTCCACCAACTGTCAAAATGA
- the LOC115555220 gene encoding receptor-type tyrosine-protein phosphatase C isoform X16, with protein sequence MAGLDGLRVLLLLAGLVAMANCQVNPTGQVNPTVKPTTPTGQVNPTVVLATATGQTNSTVVLATTTGQLTPTDQSTTVSPSRTAVPTSSTAVPTSSTAVPTSSNASSPSTNSASPSTNSSSPASTASSPASNASSPSTNASSPSTNSSSPASTASSPLKTSSPNPSSLPQNVTTQTSVPTATTGPPAPMCKYSGEADKTGFLFTFENVTEGNYSIELTKRSTNESNKVTVALSGTNQTHLLQYLKPSTDYTVHISPSKHLTVTCGRNLELKTNGINQDEIVELPTDSYQDICYETEWNIWNTVFNVSSKKYKFCIKPKYTDLCTNLTTSLNSYPPLNFTKWISLEYLNPDNIKLEVPNKLPAEINWKNQKDLKCEGLGINFTCEGPDKKKYKLDKLEPYTKYTCTGVLYNLHNKTIAIEKRVTKEVNITCDLELKVRDTPSKESVKFKWNASSKHCPNLSQPYDLSYSCNCVRKGQARNSKAIDARPSKARSCEVTGLLPFTEYNCEIQPNFNGTPIGTATNKQSKTSAGVPQDVTIKLTTQVENNAFKVECTDLKKEDWKGPKIFYHATITGSEEKKTNEKCFFQFGDLSYSTGYTVSIVAFNGVNSGKALIVQLQTSYPTAGVLLRVLVLLGFSVLTLVVVLHLIDWWRTRGNKTATEECIGLNSASDAPPAREHLGPGASDEQLHTVDIDMDQPPRGPTVVQRGAQRAVGSAQDQADPGEISDDEATYENLEDPPRCVEDTADAGVHCVTVHQLSK encoded by the exons gtCAGGTGAATCCCACTG TAGTTCTGGCGACTGCCACTG gtCAGACGAATTCCACTG TAGTTCTGGCGACTACCACTG gTCAGTTGACACCCACTG ATCAGAGTACCACAG TCTCACCCTCACGCACTGCAGTCCCAACCTCAAGCACTGCAGTCCCAACCTCAAGCACTGCAGTCCCAACCTCAAGCAATGCATCCTCACCCTCAACCAATTCAGCCTCACCCTCAACCAATTCATCCTCACCCGCAAGCACTGCATCCTCACCCGCAAGCAATGCATCCTCACCATCAACCAATGCATCCTCACCCTCAACCAATTCATCCTCACCCGCAAGCACTGCATCCTCACCCTTGAAAACTTCAAGTCCAAACCCAAGCAGTCTTCCCCAGAATGTTACCACACAAACCAGTGTTCCCACAGCCACCACAG GTCCTCCAGCCCCCATGT GTAAATACAGCGGGGAAGCAGATAAGACTGGCTTTCTGTTCACCTTTGAAAACGTCACTGAGGGCAACTACAGCATCGAGCTCACTAAACGAAGCACCAATGAATCGAACAAAGTGACCGTGGCCCTGAGTGGCACAAACCAAACCCATCTTCTACAATACCTAAAGCCTTCGACTGATTACACAGTTCACATTAGTCCAAGCAAACATCTAACAGTAACGTGTGGTAGGAATCTGGAACTGAAAACCAATGGCATCA ATCAGGATGAAATTGTAGAACTTCCAACCGATTCCTACCAAGATATTTGTTACGAGACTGAATGGAATATCTGGAATACCGTGTTTAATGTGTCAAGCAAAAAGTATAAATTCTGCATCAAACCGAAGTACACAGACCTTTGTACAAATTTGACAACCTCATTGAACAGTTATCCCCCATTGAACTTCACCAAATGGATCAGTTTAG AATACTTGAATCCGGACAACATTAAACTTGAAGTTCCCAATAAACTTCCAGCAGAAATCAACTGGAAGAATCAAAAGGATTTAAAATGTGAAGGTCTTGGAATTAATTTCACCTGCGAAG GCCCTGATAAAAAGAAATACAAGCTGGATAAGCTAGAGCCTTACACGAAATACACATGCACTGGTGTACTGTATAACCTGCATAACAAAACCATTGCCATTGAAAAGAGAGTCACCAAAGAAGTCAACATCACTTGTG ATCTAGAACTGAAGGTGAGGGATACACCTAGCAAAGAAAGTGTAAAGTTTAAATGGAATGCAAGCAGCAAACACTGTCCAAATCTCTCACAGCCTTACGACCTCTCGTACAGTTGTAACTGTGTTCGGAAAGGCCAGGCTCGTAACAGTAAGGCCATCGATG CTCGCCCCTCAAAGGCGCGTTCTTGTGAAGTGACTGGTTTGCTGCCCTTCACTGAGTATAATTGCGAAATTCAACCTAATTTCAACGGTACACCCATTGGCACGGCAACCAATAAACAGAGCAAAACCAGCGCTGGAG TGCCCCAAGACGTTACAATTAAACTAACAACTCAGGTGGAGAACAATGCCTTCAAGGTGGAATGCACTGATTTAAAAAAGGAGGATTGGAAAGGTCCAAAAATATTCTACCACGCCACAATCACTggatctgaagaaaaaaaaaccaacgaaaaatgttttttccaatTCGGTGATCTGAGCTACTCCACGGGGTACACGGTATCG ATCGTCGCCTTCAATGGAGTGAATTCCGGGAAAGCGTTGATAGTCCAACTTCAGACCAGCT ATCCTACGGCGGGGGTTCTGCTGCGTGTCCTGGTGCTGCTGGGCTTCTCCGTCCTGACCCTGGTGGTTGTGCTCCACCTCATTGACTGGTGGAGAaccagag GTAACAAGACGGCAACAGAAGAGTGCATT GGTCTGAACTCTGCCAGCGACGCACCACCAGCCAGAGAACACCTCGGCCCAGGGGCCAGTGACGAG CAGCTGCACACTGTGGATATAGACATGGACCAGCCTCCCAGGGGCCCCACTGTGGTCCAGCGTGGTGCGCAGAGGGCCGTAGGCTCAGCACAG GACCAAGCGGATCCTGGTGAAATTAGCGATGATGAGGCTACCTATGAAAACCTGGAGGACCCTCCCAGATGTGTTGAGGACACTGCAGACGCAGGCGTCCATTGTGTCACCGTCCACCAACTGTCAAAATGA
- the LOC115555220 gene encoding receptor-type tyrosine-protein phosphatase C isoform X35, protein MAGLDGLRVLLLLAGLVAMANFQANPAVEPKTLTSQVNPTGQVNPTVKPTTPTGQVNPTVVLATATGQTNSTVLATTTGQLTPTGPPAPMCKYSGEADKTGFLFTFENVTEGNYSIELTKRSTNESNKVTVALSGTNQTHLLQYLKPSTDYTVHISPSKHLTVTCGRNLELKTNGINQDEIVELPTDSYQDICYETEWNIWNTVFNVSSKKYKFCIKPKYTDLCTNLTTSLNSYPPLNFTKWISLEYLNPDNIKLEVPNKLPAEINWKNQKDLKCEGLGINFTCEGPDKKKYKLDKLEPYTKYTCTGVLYNLHNKTIAIEKRVTKEVNITCDLELKVRDTPSKESVKFKWNASSKHCPNLSQPYDLSYSCNCVRKGQARNSKAIDARPSKARSCEVTGLLPFTEYNCEIQPNFNGTPIGTATNKQSKTSAGVPQDVTIKLTTQVENNAFKVECTDLKKEDWKGPKIFYHATITGSEEKKTNEKCFFQFGDLSYSTGYTVSIVAFNGVNSGKALIVQLQTSYPTAGVLLRVLVLLGFSVLTLVVVLHLIDWWRTRGNKTATEECIGLNSASDAPPAREHLGPGASDEQLHTVDIDMDQPPRGPTVVQRGAQRAVGSAQDQADPGEISDDEATYENLEDPPRCVEDTADAGVHCVTVHQLSK, encoded by the exons gtCAGGTGAATCCCACTG TAGTTCTGGCGACTGCCACTG gtCAGACGAATTCCACTG TTCTGGCGACTACCACTG gTCAGTTGACACCCACTG GTCCTCCAGCCCCCATGT GTAAATACAGCGGGGAAGCAGATAAGACTGGCTTTCTGTTCACCTTTGAAAACGTCACTGAGGGCAACTACAGCATCGAGCTCACTAAACGAAGCACCAATGAATCGAACAAAGTGACCGTGGCCCTGAGTGGCACAAACCAAACCCATCTTCTACAATACCTAAAGCCTTCGACTGATTACACAGTTCACATTAGTCCAAGCAAACATCTAACAGTAACGTGTGGTAGGAATCTGGAACTGAAAACCAATGGCATCA ATCAGGATGAAATTGTAGAACTTCCAACCGATTCCTACCAAGATATTTGTTACGAGACTGAATGGAATATCTGGAATACCGTGTTTAATGTGTCAAGCAAAAAGTATAAATTCTGCATCAAACCGAAGTACACAGACCTTTGTACAAATTTGACAACCTCATTGAACAGTTATCCCCCATTGAACTTCACCAAATGGATCAGTTTAG AATACTTGAATCCGGACAACATTAAACTTGAAGTTCCCAATAAACTTCCAGCAGAAATCAACTGGAAGAATCAAAAGGATTTAAAATGTGAAGGTCTTGGAATTAATTTCACCTGCGAAG GCCCTGATAAAAAGAAATACAAGCTGGATAAGCTAGAGCCTTACACGAAATACACATGCACTGGTGTACTGTATAACCTGCATAACAAAACCATTGCCATTGAAAAGAGAGTCACCAAAGAAGTCAACATCACTTGTG ATCTAGAACTGAAGGTGAGGGATACACCTAGCAAAGAAAGTGTAAAGTTTAAATGGAATGCAAGCAGCAAACACTGTCCAAATCTCTCACAGCCTTACGACCTCTCGTACAGTTGTAACTGTGTTCGGAAAGGCCAGGCTCGTAACAGTAAGGCCATCGATG CTCGCCCCTCAAAGGCGCGTTCTTGTGAAGTGACTGGTTTGCTGCCCTTCACTGAGTATAATTGCGAAATTCAACCTAATTTCAACGGTACACCCATTGGCACGGCAACCAATAAACAGAGCAAAACCAGCGCTGGAG TGCCCCAAGACGTTACAATTAAACTAACAACTCAGGTGGAGAACAATGCCTTCAAGGTGGAATGCACTGATTTAAAAAAGGAGGATTGGAAAGGTCCAAAAATATTCTACCACGCCACAATCACTggatctgaagaaaaaaaaaccaacgaaaaatgttttttccaatTCGGTGATCTGAGCTACTCCACGGGGTACACGGTATCG ATCGTCGCCTTCAATGGAGTGAATTCCGGGAAAGCGTTGATAGTCCAACTTCAGACCAGCT ATCCTACGGCGGGGGTTCTGCTGCGTGTCCTGGTGCTGCTGGGCTTCTCCGTCCTGACCCTGGTGGTTGTGCTCCACCTCATTGACTGGTGGAGAaccagag GTAACAAGACGGCAACAGAAGAGTGCATT GGTCTGAACTCTGCCAGCGACGCACCACCAGCCAGAGAACACCTCGGCCCAGGGGCCAGTGACGAG CAGCTGCACACTGTGGATATAGACATGGACCAGCCTCCCAGGGGCCCCACTGTGGTCCAGCGTGGTGCGCAGAGGGCCGTAGGCTCAGCACAG GACCAAGCGGATCCTGGTGAAATTAGCGATGATGAGGCTACCTATGAAAACCTGGAGGACCCTCCCAGATGTGTTGAGGACACTGCAGACGCAGGCGTCCATTGTGTCACCGTCCACCAACTGTCAAAATGA